From a region of the Labrus mixtus chromosome 5, fLabMix1.1, whole genome shotgun sequence genome:
- the LOC132974576 gene encoding vasotocin-neurophysin VT 1-like, whose translation MPNSVIPLCVLGLLALSSACYIQNCPRGGKRALPETGIRQCMSCGPRDRGHCFGPSICCGEGLGCLLGSPETAHCVEENYLLTPCQAGGRPCGSEGGRCAASGVCCNSESCVVDSDCLGEIEASDPADNHAGSSAAELLLRLLHVANRGQTEY comes from the exons ATGCCTAACTCCGTGATACCCCTGTGCGTCCTGGGACTCCTCGCGCTCTCCTCCGCGTGCTACATTCAGAACTGCCCTCGAGGAGGGAAACGAGCCCTGCCGGAGACTGGGATCAGACAG TGCATGTCTTGTGGCCCCAGAGACAGGGGCCACTGTTTTGGCCCCAGTATCTGTTGTGGAGAGGGTCTCGGCTGCTTGCTGGGCTCCCCAGAAACAGCTCACTGTGTGGAGGAGAACTACCTGCTCACCCCCTGCCAGGCGGGAGGGAGACCCTGTGGATCCGAGGGAGGACGCTGCGCTGCCTCAGGAGTCTGCTGCAACTCAG AGAGCTGTGTGGTGGACTCCGACTGCCTGGGGGAGATTGAGGCCTCAGATCCTGCCGACAATCATGCAGGGAGCTcggctgcagagctgctgctgcgaCTGCTGCACGTGGCCAACAGAGGACAGACTGAGTACTAG
- the slc35d2 gene encoding nucleotide sugar transporter SLC35D2 isoform X1 yields MSAKVSQEEAVEHSGQLKFLSALFYAGSSFILTVVNKTVLTTFRFPSYMCLGIGQMATTLVVLYVAKKSKTVQFQDFDISILLKIFPLPLLYVGNHITGLASTKKLSLPMFTVLRKFTILMTMILEVYILRKTFPKRLVYSVAAIILGAMVAASSDLAFDVEGYTFILLNDVFTAASSVYTKKKLGSEGLGKYGVLFYNALIIIIPTLLASAFTGDLHEAVTFEDWVEATFIFCFLVSCFMGFVLMYSIVLCSYYNSALTTAVVGAIKNVAVAYIGVFVGGDYLFSWTNFLGLSICMSGGLMYSYFTFNIQPSEGNNEELKIHVTDDSKGRFSTN; encoded by the exons ATGTCTGCCAAAGTCAGTCAGGAAGAAGCTGTTGAACACTCCGGACAGCTTAAGTTCCTCTCCGCGCTGTTTTACGCCGGCAGCTCGTTTATTCTAACGGTGGTGAATAAAACCGTGCTGACCACTTTCAG GTTTCCCTCCTACATGTGTCTAGGAATTGGACAG ATGGCCACCACTCTTGTTGTCCTTTATGTTgcaaaaaagagcaaaacagtCCAATTTCAAGATTTTGACATCAGTATTCTCTTAAAG ATTTTCCCTCTGCCATTGCTATATGTTGGGAACCATATCACAGGACTTGCAAGCACTAAAAAACTCAG TTTGCCCATGTTTACAGTGCTACGGAAATTCACCATCTTGATGACAATGATCTTGGAAGTATACATACTCAG aaaaacatttccaaaacgCCTTGTGTACAGTGTTGCGGCCATTATCCTTGGTGCCATGGTTGCTGCAAG CTCTGATCTGGCGTTTGATGTGGAGGGATACACTTTCATCTTGCTCAATGATGTCTTCACCGCTGCTAGCAGCGTGTACACCAAGAAGAAACTTGGCTCTGAG GGTCTTGGGAAGTATGGTGTCTTATTTTACAATGCACTAATCATAATCATCCCCACTCTCTTGGCAAGTGCATTTACCGGAGATTTACATGAG GCAGTCACATTTGAAGACTGGGTTGAagccacatttattttttgtttccttgtctCCTGCTTCATGGG GTTCGTGCTGATGTATTCCATAGTGCTGTGCAGCTATTATAACTCAGCACTAACTACCGCAGTGGTTGGAgcaataaag AATGTTGCAGTAGCCTACATTGGCGTCTTTGTGGGTGGAGACTACCTGTTCTCATGGACAAACTTCTTAGGCCTCAGTATTTG TATGTCGGGTGGACTAATGTACTCATACTTCACCTTTAACATCCAACCATCTGAGGGGAACAACGAGGAGCTGAAGATTCATGTTACAGATGATTCAAAAGGGAGGTTCTCCACAAATTAA
- the slc35d2 gene encoding nucleotide sugar transporter SLC35D2 isoform X2, giving the protein MATTLVVLYVAKKSKTVQFQDFDISILLKIFPLPLLYVGNHITGLASTKKLSLPMFTVLRKFTILMTMILEVYILRKTFPKRLVYSVAAIILGAMVAASSDLAFDVEGYTFILLNDVFTAASSVYTKKKLGSEGLGKYGVLFYNALIIIIPTLLASAFTGDLHEAVTFEDWVEATFIFCFLVSCFMGFVLMYSIVLCSYYNSALTTAVVGAIKNVAVAYIGVFVGGDYLFSWTNFLGLSICMSGGLMYSYFTFNIQPSEGNNEELKIHVTDDSKGRFSTN; this is encoded by the exons ATGGCCACCACTCTTGTTGTCCTTTATGTTgcaaaaaagagcaaaacagtCCAATTTCAAGATTTTGACATCAGTATTCTCTTAAAG ATTTTCCCTCTGCCATTGCTATATGTTGGGAACCATATCACAGGACTTGCAAGCACTAAAAAACTCAG TTTGCCCATGTTTACAGTGCTACGGAAATTCACCATCTTGATGACAATGATCTTGGAAGTATACATACTCAG aaaaacatttccaaaacgCCTTGTGTACAGTGTTGCGGCCATTATCCTTGGTGCCATGGTTGCTGCAAG CTCTGATCTGGCGTTTGATGTGGAGGGATACACTTTCATCTTGCTCAATGATGTCTTCACCGCTGCTAGCAGCGTGTACACCAAGAAGAAACTTGGCTCTGAG GGTCTTGGGAAGTATGGTGTCTTATTTTACAATGCACTAATCATAATCATCCCCACTCTCTTGGCAAGTGCATTTACCGGAGATTTACATGAG GCAGTCACATTTGAAGACTGGGTTGAagccacatttattttttgtttccttgtctCCTGCTTCATGGG GTTCGTGCTGATGTATTCCATAGTGCTGTGCAGCTATTATAACTCAGCACTAACTACCGCAGTGGTTGGAgcaataaag AATGTTGCAGTAGCCTACATTGGCGTCTTTGTGGGTGGAGACTACCTGTTCTCATGGACAAACTTCTTAGGCCTCAGTATTTG TATGTCGGGTGGACTAATGTACTCATACTTCACCTTTAACATCCAACCATCTGAGGGGAACAACGAGGAGCTGAAGATTCATGTTACAGATGATTCAAAAGGGAGGTTCTCCACAAATTAA
- the znf367 gene encoding zinc finger protein 367 isoform X1 gives MTENKHPHVIFCNDSPKRVLVSVIKTTPIKPRKAEALTPTSPGFSDFMVYPWKWGENAHNVTLSPGSVSGASSPTGTQTAREADTAPSPDQVGDGIRRGRPRADTVRELISEGETSSSRIRCNICNRVFPREKSLQAHKRTHTGERPYLCDYPNCGKAFVQSGQLKTHQRLHTGEKPFVCSEKGCGNRFTHANRHCPNHPFSRLKREEPKEGQGKAQSVDNKAVAEWLAKYWQTREQRAPTTTKLKAQGKARTEDQEQQDPMEFLHSDEENGEEDEPMEEEKGSQGGGGGGGAAKRRLQEQRERLHGALALIELANNLSP, from the exons ATGACCGAGAACAAACACCCGCACGTTATTTTCTGCAACGACTCTCCCAAACGAGTTCTGGTGTCTGTCATTAAGACCACACCGATCAAACCGAGGAAGGCTGAGGCCCTGACACCTACAAGCCCCGGGTTTAGCGACTTCATGGTCTACCCGTGGAAATGGGGGGAGAACGCCCACAATGTGACACTCAGCCCTGGATCTGTAAGCGGGGCTTCTTCACCTACCGGGACCCAGACAGCGAGGGAGGCGGACACGGCTCCTTCACCTGATCAGGTCGGG GATGGAATCCGCAGAGGGCGTCCACGGGCTGACACTGTCCGAGAGCTCATAAGCGAGGGGGAGACATCATCCAGCCGGATCcgctgtaacatctgcaaccGAGTCTTTCCCAGAGAGAAGTCCCTGCAGGCTCACAAGAGGACACACACTG GAGAAAGGCCCTACCTGTGTGACTACCCAAACTGTGGGAAGGCATTTGTCCAGAGTGGTCAGCTGAAAACGCACCAAAGGCTGCACACTGGAGAAAAACcctttgtctgctctgagaAAG GATGTGGCAATCGGTTCACTCATGCTAACCGTCACTGTCCCAACCATCCCTTCTCTCGTCTGAAGAGAGAGGAACCAAAGGAGGGTCAGGGCAAGGCCCAGTCTGTGGATAATAAGGCTGTAGCAGAGTGGCTGGCCAA GTACTGGCAGACCCGTGAGCAGCGTGCCCCTACCACCACCAAGCTGAAGGCTCAGGGGAAAGCAAGAACAGAAGACCAAGAGCAGCAGGATCCCATGGAGTTTCTCCACTCTGATGAAGAGAACGGGGAAGAGGACGAGcccatggaggaggagaagggcagccagggaggaggaggaggaggaggtgccgCGAAGCGCCGCCTACAGGAGCAACGAGAGCGTCTCCACGGCGCTCTGGCACTCATAGAGCTGGCCAACAACCTGTCTCCCTAA
- the znf367 gene encoding zinc finger protein 367 isoform X2 — protein sequence MTENKHPHVIFCNDSPKRVLVSVIKTTPIKPRKAEALTPTSPGFSDFMVYPWKWGENAHNVTLSPGSVSGASSPTGTQTAREADTAPSPDQDGIRRGRPRADTVRELISEGETSSSRIRCNICNRVFPREKSLQAHKRTHTGERPYLCDYPNCGKAFVQSGQLKTHQRLHTGEKPFVCSEKGCGNRFTHANRHCPNHPFSRLKREEPKEGQGKAQSVDNKAVAEWLAKYWQTREQRAPTTTKLKAQGKARTEDQEQQDPMEFLHSDEENGEEDEPMEEEKGSQGGGGGGGAAKRRLQEQRERLHGALALIELANNLSP from the exons ATGACCGAGAACAAACACCCGCACGTTATTTTCTGCAACGACTCTCCCAAACGAGTTCTGGTGTCTGTCATTAAGACCACACCGATCAAACCGAGGAAGGCTGAGGCCCTGACACCTACAAGCCCCGGGTTTAGCGACTTCATGGTCTACCCGTGGAAATGGGGGGAGAACGCCCACAATGTGACACTCAGCCCTGGATCTGTAAGCGGGGCTTCTTCACCTACCGGGACCCAGACAGCGAGGGAGGCGGACACGGCTCCTTCACCTGATCAG GATGGAATCCGCAGAGGGCGTCCACGGGCTGACACTGTCCGAGAGCTCATAAGCGAGGGGGAGACATCATCCAGCCGGATCcgctgtaacatctgcaaccGAGTCTTTCCCAGAGAGAAGTCCCTGCAGGCTCACAAGAGGACACACACTG GAGAAAGGCCCTACCTGTGTGACTACCCAAACTGTGGGAAGGCATTTGTCCAGAGTGGTCAGCTGAAAACGCACCAAAGGCTGCACACTGGAGAAAAACcctttgtctgctctgagaAAG GATGTGGCAATCGGTTCACTCATGCTAACCGTCACTGTCCCAACCATCCCTTCTCTCGTCTGAAGAGAGAGGAACCAAAGGAGGGTCAGGGCAAGGCCCAGTCTGTGGATAATAAGGCTGTAGCAGAGTGGCTGGCCAA GTACTGGCAGACCCGTGAGCAGCGTGCCCCTACCACCACCAAGCTGAAGGCTCAGGGGAAAGCAAGAACAGAAGACCAAGAGCAGCAGGATCCCATGGAGTTTCTCCACTCTGATGAAGAGAACGGGGAAGAGGACGAGcccatggaggaggagaagggcagccagggaggaggaggaggaggaggtgccgCGAAGCGCCGCCTACAGGAGCAACGAGAGCGTCTCCACGGCGCTCTGGCACTCATAGAGCTGGCCAACAACCTGTCTCCCTAA
- the LOC132974579 gene encoding intracellular hyaluronan-binding protein 4-like, translating into MLPDAYGCAVANRFGNLLDDDADPFDLISKVETEKKKNKKEGDDKKGKQKKPGHKESQKDRRLPMASNSQDPIPVRKQQQARPGPVMESGDGREEAHSGTKRAAFGDRSTTQVDYPQEFSVSQPSYNVDSDFRGRGGFRGRRAPRGGGGYTRNPDNFNLRGKREYDRHNGTGISPEEKRGGRGPWNWGCVDEAGGELMEVTSDTPVKSEEPKIPVEEENQAIEVDGEMVVQVAMEMTLDEWKALQEVSRPKAEFNIRKAESAIPSKAKVIHQSKHLENLKESPEDSMEDDSHFLRRSVNDITSLLDINFGSLGRPSRGGRGRGRGGQTSRPERAKPIMERENDPAPNPNDPEDFPALSAGI; encoded by the exons ATGCTGCCGGACGCTTACGGCTGCGCTGTGGCAAACAGGTTCGGGAATCTTCTGGATGACGATGCTGACCCGTTCGACCTGATCAGCAAAGTGGAAacggagaaaaagaaaaacaagaaagaaggAGATGATAAGAAAGGCAAGCAGAAGAAACCTGGTCATAAGGAATCACAGAAGGACAGACGCCTCCCCATGGCGTCGAATAGTCAAGACCCCATCCCCG TCCGCAAGCAGCAGCAGGCACGTCCTGGACCTGTGATGGAGAGCGGAGATGGCAGAGAGGAGGCCCACAGTGGCACAAAGAGGGCTGCCTTTGGGGACCGTAGTACCACCCAAGTGGACTACCCTCAGGAGTTTTCCGTCTCTCA GCCTTCCTACAATGTGGACTCTGACTTTAGAGGCAGAGGGGGCTTCAGAGGTAGGAGAGCACCAAGGGGTGGAGGAGGGTACACGAGGAACCCTGACAACTTCAACCTGCGAGGCAAAAGAGAGTATGATCGACACAATGGAAC CGGTATCTCTcctgaggagaagagagggggcAGAGGACCCTGGAACTGGGGCTGTGTTGATGAAGCTGGAGG CGAACTAATGGAAGTGACGTCTGATACTCCAGTCAAATCTGAGGAACCCAAAATacctgtggaggaggagaatcA GGCAATAGAAGTAGATGGCGAGATGGTGGTCCAGGTTGCCATGGAAATGACCCTGGATGAGTGGAAGGCTCTGCAGGAGGTCAGTCGTCCCAAGGCGGAGTTTAATATCCGCAAAGCAGAGAGCGCGATTCCCTCCAAAGCCAAGGTTATCCACCAGTCAAAACACCTGGAG AACCTCAAAGAGAGTCCTGAAGACTCCATGGAAGATGATAGCCACTTCCTCCGTAGGTCTGTGAACGACATCACCTCCCTTTTGGACATCAATTTTGGGAGTCTCGGGCGCCCCAGTCGTGGGGGTCGGGGAAGAGGACGAGGTGGTCAGACTAGTCGTCCAGAGAGAGCCAAACCCATAATGGAGAGG GAAAATGATCCAGCTCCAAACCCGAATGACCCAGAAGACTTCCCAGCACTATCTGCTGGAATTTAG